A genomic region of Cloacibacillus sp. contains the following coding sequences:
- a CDS encoding EutP/PduV family microcompartment system protein gives MKKLILMGRSECGKTTLIQALRGNVIKYHKTQYINHYDVVIDTPGEYAENSTLSKALALYTYEADVVGLLLSATEEYSLYPPCVTACCNRPVIGIVTQTDHEGAHVERAHNWLDLAGCRPIFHVSSYTGEGIWQILNYLKEPGDKLPWETEEEAERPRAVISDKYGDIKQ, from the coding sequence ATGAAAAAACTGATATTGATGGGGCGCAGCGAATGTGGTAAAACTACCTTAATACAGGCGCTCCGCGGCAATGTTATCAAGTATCATAAGACGCAGTATATCAACCACTATGACGTCGTCATCGACACTCCCGGCGAGTATGCCGAAAACAGCACGCTGTCAAAGGCGCTCGCCCTCTATACCTACGAGGCCGACGTCGTAGGGCTGCTGCTGAGCGCCACGGAAGAATATTCCCTCTATCCGCCCTGCGTGACGGCCTGCTGCAACCGTCCGGTCATCGGGATCGTCACGCAGACCGATCACGAGGGGGCCCATGTGGAACGGGCGCACAACTGGCTTGATCTGGCGGGATGCCGTCCGATCTTCCACGTCAGCTCCTACACCGGCGAGGGAATATGGCAGATACTCAACTACCTGAAAGAACCGGGCGACAAACTTCCGTGGGAGACGGAGGAGGAGGCCGAAAGGCCGCGGGCCGTAATCTCCGATAAATATGGGGATATAAAACAATAA
- a CDS encoding BMC domain-containing protein gives MDLSDFGRIDSGKLRLVQEMVPGKQVTLAHIIASPDEIIYKKLGLNPDLDYRQSAIAILSMTPSEISVIAGDIAIKTSAIEIGFIDRFSGTCIFTGKISNVQSAVNSILTYLKNKLGFTICEITRT, from the coding sequence ATGGATCTGAGCGATTTTGGCAGAATAGATTCCGGCAAACTGCGCCTCGTTCAGGAGATGGTGCCCGGCAAACAGGTTACCTTAGCCCACATCATCGCCAGTCCGGACGAGATCATCTACAAAAAGCTGGGGCTCAACCCTGATCTCGACTACAGGCAGTCGGCCATCGCCATATTGAGCATGACCCCATCGGAAATTTCTGTTATTGCAGGCGACATCGCTATCAAGACATCCGCGATAGAGATCGGTTTCATCGACCGTTTCAGCGGGACCTGCATATTTACGGGAAAGATATCGAATGTGCAGTCGGCAGTGAACAGCATATTAACGTACCTTAAAAACAAGCTGGGCTTCACGATCTGCGAAATAACGCGCACATGA
- a CDS encoding glutaredoxin family protein → MAQDCPQCHYTPAHKKKEEKEECPQCFYEPNAADKKMEEDADCSQCYYETKPEPEPEECSQCFYDAAAIKEQEAEAAAEEEKDGKVVIYTMPECGFCRMVMDFLKARGIEFEEVSIPSNKEAQHFMESHGYISAPVTVIGDKEIMGAEISEIKKVLGL, encoded by the coding sequence ATGGCCCAGGATTGCCCGCAGTGCCATTACACACCGGCACATAAGAAAAAAGAAGAAAAAGAAGAATGCCCGCAGTGCTTCTACGAGCCAAACGCGGCGGATAAGAAGATGGAGGAGGACGCCGACTGCTCTCAGTGTTACTATGAGACGAAACCGGAGCCGGAACCCGAAGAGTGTTCCCAGTGCTTCTATGACGCGGCGGCCATCAAGGAGCAGGAGGCCGAAGCCGCGGCTGAGGAGGAAAAGGACGGCAAAGTCGTCATCTATACGATGCCCGAATGCGGTTTCTGCCGCATGGTCATGGATTTCCTCAAGGCGCGCGGTATAGAATTTGAGGAGGTCAGCATCCCCTCGAACAAAGAGGCCCAGCACTTCATGGAGTCGCACGGCTACATCAGCGCTCCGGTGACCGTTATCGGAGACAAAGAGATAATGGGAGCCGAGATATCGGAGATAAAGAAGGTACTGGGACTTTAG